The following proteins come from a genomic window of Pirellula staleyi DSM 6068:
- a CDS encoding ABC transporter permease, producing MIGYLLRRIAHALATIVVAVALVFIAMRSLPGNPLLARFGQHPDAEQIERIRQANGWDRPMLEQLGKFFWQVVTTGDLGKSLVRTNSNVTAELARKVPATIELTFAALCLALPLGIGAGVMASVMRNRWPDRLCMVLSLLGVSIPVFFLGLCLQKTFTWLPTSQRLPPEIFDFEPLTGLYLFDTLWQGRPALTLEAARHLLLPALVLATIPMAVIARITRASMLEVLPADFMRTAAAKGASRWRRVLYHALPAAAVPITNIAGLQIGLLLSGAVLTETVFDWPGVGRYLADAVIRDKDYVAVQAAAIVIAALFVSINLILDIVYVWLDPRIRLR from the coding sequence GTGATTGGTTATTTGCTCCGCCGCATCGCTCACGCGCTGGCGACCATTGTGGTTGCTGTTGCGCTCGTGTTTATCGCGATGCGTTCGCTTCCGGGAAATCCGCTGCTCGCTCGGTTTGGTCAGCATCCCGATGCCGAGCAGATCGAGCGCATTCGTCAGGCGAATGGTTGGGATCGTCCCATGCTCGAGCAACTCGGGAAGTTCTTTTGGCAAGTCGTTACTACCGGTGACTTGGGTAAATCGCTGGTACGAACCAATTCGAATGTTACAGCCGAACTGGCACGTAAAGTTCCTGCCACCATCGAATTAACTTTTGCGGCACTCTGTTTGGCCCTACCACTGGGCATTGGTGCCGGTGTGATGGCCTCGGTGATGCGCAACCGCTGGCCCGATCGACTTTGCATGGTCCTATCGCTCCTGGGGGTTAGCATTCCGGTCTTTTTTCTCGGCCTCTGTCTCCAAAAAACCTTCACTTGGCTTCCGACCTCGCAGCGACTTCCTCCAGAGATTTTTGATTTCGAACCGCTCACAGGGCTCTATTTGTTCGACACCCTGTGGCAAGGTCGACCGGCACTGACGCTGGAAGCTGCGCGGCATCTGCTGCTGCCGGCGCTTGTTCTGGCGACGATCCCCATGGCGGTGATTGCGCGCATCACGCGAGCCAGCATGCTGGAAGTGTTGCCGGCCGATTTCATGCGGACAGCCGCGGCTAAAGGTGCCTCGCGGTGGCGACGTGTGCTCTACCACGCCCTCCCCGCAGCTGCTGTTCCGATTACCAATATCGCCGGGCTCCAGATCGGACTTTTACTCTCCGGCGCGGTGCTCACGGAAACCGTTTTCGACTGGCCAGGGGTGGGACGCTATCTCGCCGATGCTGTTATCCGCGACAAGGACTACGTGGCGGTTCAAGCCGCTGCGATTGTGATTGCTGCCCTCTTTGTGTCGATC